One genomic segment of Mobula hypostoma chromosome 2, sMobHyp1.1, whole genome shotgun sequence includes these proteins:
- the fam89a gene encoding sprT-like domain-containing protein Spartan, producing the protein MDPPPFPQNQPELPREAADMAGRQANGGPVPNTTCLQGLPPLPKSLSGLLNSSGGSWREIERVYAKRCMIQEDLSRARSAGSRRAQQPSKPANLDAALALLRKEMVGLRQLDMSLLCQLWSLYESIQEYKGTAAANSDCSYGLENGYFDEEEEYFQESVENGKADNLETNLAVPKTLNSRDQWMQDSFHITI; encoded by the exons ATGGACCCTCCCCCATTCCCTCAGAACCAGCCGGAGCTGCCTCGGGAAGCGGCTGACATGGCCGGGAGGCAGGCGAACGGCGGGCCGGTGCCCAACACGACGTGCCTGCAGGGCTTGCCGCCCCTGCCCAAGAGCCTGAGCGGCCTGCTGAACTCGAGCGGCGGCTCGTGGCGCGAGATCGAGCGCGTGTACGCCAAGCGCTGCATGATCCAGGAGGACCTGAGCCGGGCCCGCAGTGCGGGCAGCCGGCGCGCCCAGCAGCCCAGCAAGCCGGCCAACCTGGACGCTGCCCTGGCCCTGCTCCGCAAAGAAATG GTTGGGCTGCGCCAGTTGGATATGTCGTTGCTCTGCCAGCTGTGGTCTCTTTATGAATCCATTCAGGAATATAAAGGAACAGCTGCAGCAAATTCTGATTGCTCCTATGGATTGGAAAATGGATATTTCGATGAAGAGGAAGAATATTTCCAGGAAAGTGTGGAAAATGGGAAAGCTGACAACTTGGAGACAAATCTCGCAGTGCCTAAAACTCTCAATTCCCGAGACCAGTGGATGCAGGATTCCTTTCACATTACCATATAG